In Lolium rigidum isolate FL_2022 chromosome 7, APGP_CSIRO_Lrig_0.1, whole genome shotgun sequence, the DNA window ACACATGAATGGAATTATTCTTGCCGAGTCTTAAAAGTCATCGTCTTCTACCAGACGATGTATTTTGATCATTTATACACTTGTCCATTTACACGCTACCAACCTTCATATATATAAACTGAAGACAGTCCTTTGTAATTTCTTTTACAAGAGAAGGGCCGGCCTCAAAGGCACCATACACTGGGGGCGGAACAGATAGACAGGGCAAGTCAAATTAACCCACGAGGGCGGATGCATGAGTTGTTCATCcatgttccttttttttttgatcgTTTTGTTCATCCATGTTCCTGGTTGACATTGATCTACAACATGCAGAAATTAAACAAGTTGTACACATGTAGCGGCCCAACAATTGAGGCCTAGTGACCCGTTCCTTCAACTTACGTCTCACGGGCTCGATCTATAACTAGACGAACGCAGCAGCGTCATGAACGCAGTGGCAAATAAGCACAGATTGTTTCAAGATAGCCACACCAAACTACGGGATTAAGGATGGCAAATCTTGCCGTCCTGGTCTTGTTTGCATCCCTACACGCCGTGACTGCTAAACACGGCTCACCAGCCCCCGCCCCAACACCAGAAGTGCCAAGCTACATTAGTTCTCCAGCCGCGGCCCCAACACTGGGAATGCCAATTTCAGCCCCACATACCCCTCAAAGTTTTAGTCCAAGCTACATTAGTTCTCCAGCTGCCGCCCCAACACCGGGAATGCCAAGCTCAGACCCACGTACCCTTCAAAGTTTCAGTCCAAGCTACATTAGCTCTCCAGCGACAGCCCCGACACCAGAAATGCCAAGCTCAACACCACATAACCCTCAAAGTTCCAGTCCAAGCTACACTAGTTCCCCAGCTGCCTCCCCGAGTAACCCTTCCTCAAGCGACATACTTGCATCGAGCGTAGCAAGTCCATATTCAAGTCCACCGAACTTTCAAGATCGTTCTTCACATGACGCTACTCCTGCCGCCGCCCCGAGCTACAGTTTCCCTAGCTCGGCCCCGGTTCCTCCGAGCCCGCAAGGTAATTGTCATTTCATCCGAACATGCAATGGTACCTAGCTCAAGTTTACCCTGCTTCCAAAGTTTCTTCTCTGAACCACACATTACCTGAAGATGCCACGGTACTAACATTTAATTTACCTTGCCCTCAAGATTCTTTACCAAGCTACATTTCTCCCCTTGCCGCACAAACACCAAGCCCACCGAGCACGGCTACACCGAGCCCCGCAATGCCAACCCCCTCTCCATCTACAAAGCTGAGGCTCAAAGTCGGCTACTACAAGCGCTCATGCCCACAAGTAGAAAATATCATCAGGGCGGCCGTCAGGAGTGCCACGTCAAAGAACCCCGGCATTGGTGCAGGGTTAATTCGATTACACTTCCATGATTGCTTCGTCCAGGTATAATCTTCACCCGTAAAAGACGCAAAATAACTACGTTATGGTCTAAATTTTAATAGATGTTTATTCTAAAAATAGTAGTTGGGAAAACAACACTGTCGTTTCATCAAATgtattactccctctgttccatgaaATAAGGGTATGTATTTTTTTTTCAATAGCAACACCATATAAAATACAAGTCTTATTAGTTGGTTAGTGCACGGGATATATATATTGTAAGTTGAATACATTTTTAGCATTTACGTGATGTCATGTGCTTATTCATTTTTGTGTACGGGCCATAATTTCTCACAGGGTTGTGATGCATCCGTCCTCCTCGATCCGACACCGACAAACCTGCAGCCGGAGAAACTCAGCCCTCCCAATGTCCAAAGCCTCCGTGGCTTCGAAGTGATCGACTTAGCAAAGAAGGCACTTGAGAAGGTGTGCCCTGGTAGGGTCTCATGTGCCGACATCATCGCCTTGGCTGCCAGAGATGCATCTTTATTTCTAAGTAGTGGAAAGATCAATTTCCAGATGCCGGCGGGACGCCTCGATGGTCGTGTGTCCCTCTCCAGCGAGGCACTTCAATTCCTTCCCCCACCGTTCTCCAACCTCTCGCAGCTCATCAACAACTTCAAGGCCAAGAACCTGGATGAGGACGACCTTGTGGTGCTCTCTGGCGCTCACTCCATTGGAGTGTCCCACTGCTCGTCCTTCACTGGTTTTCTCGCACCAAACCCTCCCGCCATGGACCCGGCCTTCGCTGCCAAAATTCAGAGCAAGTGTGCATTGAGGCCGAACGTATCCAGCGACCCCACGGTGATGCAAGATATCATGACACCCAACCAGCTAGACAGCCGGTACTACACGAATATTCTCAAGCGCAACGTGCTCTTCGCCTCTGACGCGGCGCTATTATCGTCGCAGCGGACGACAATAAAGGTGCTAGAGAACGCGTTTATACCCAGCAGGTGGGAGATGAAGTTTGCGAAGGCGATGGTCAAGATGGCTGCCATAGAGCTCAAGACCGCTGCCAATGGGGAGATCAGGAGGATGTGGGGTCATTAACAATTAGGATTCCCTGCCATCGCACTTAAAAATCGAACATACACTATGCTTTACGTGTGTTTCCTTTTATCTCGTGGCATTTGTCCTTGTTGGTCGCTTGCATTTCGTTTTCTGATTAAGTAGGTAGAAGCATGTTATTGTTACATTACATCGTTTAATCAAGACATGTATTGAACTGTACTTGGGCATGTAGATGCCCGAAGGAAGTATTTATACATGTTGGCTCATTTGTCTCAATCTGATTATGATGAGAACTCCGCATCCGCAAGTTATGTACTGATTGAGTGAATCTATAGATTGTATTGATGTAAGGGTAAAAGGCCCACAGCTCTCAACAGGCCGGCATTGGTACTTATATGGGTTACAAGGAGTACAATACACGGCATGTTATGTATAATGTAACCATACCGAGCTCTAATCTAATCCTAGTACAATACATAGTttatcaccctccctcaatctcaactggTCCATGCAGATTGAGATTGTGTTTACATATAGTAAATAAAGGTAGTGGTAGAGGCTTGGTGAAGATATCACTTAACTGATCCTTGGAGGAGATAACTCTGACCTCACACAACTTTTGAGCAAACCGTTCTCGAACAAAGTgaaaatctatctcaatatgTTTTGTACGAGCATGAAAAACCGGGTTAGAATAAAGATATGTAGTTCCAATATTATTACACCATAAAATAGGTGGACTCTTCTGTAATACTCCAAGTTCACCAAGAAGAGAGTGTACCCAAATAAATTCAGCAGTACCATTTGCAAGTGATTTATATTCAAACTTTGTACTGGACTGAGATAATGTAGTCTACTTCCTAGTACTCCATGGCACAGGATTACCTCCATAAAACACAACAAAACCCTTTGTTGA includes these proteins:
- the LOC124673521 gene encoding peroxidase 2-like produces the protein MQWYLAQVYPASKVSSLNHTLPEDATVLTFNLPCPQDSLPSYISPLAAQTPSPPSTATPSPAMPTPSPSTKLRLKVGYYKRSCPQVENIIRAAVRSATSKNPGIGAGLIRLHFHDCFVQGCDASVLLDPTPTNLQPEKLSPPNVQSLRGFEVIDLAKKALEKVCPGRVSCADIIALAARDASLFLSSGKINFQMPAGRLDGRVSLSSEALQFLPPPFSNLSQLINNFKAKNLDEDDLVVLSGAHSIGVSHCSSFTGFLAPNPPAMDPAFAAKIQSKCALRPNVSSDPTVMQDIMTPNQLDSRYYTNILKRNVLFASDAALLSSQRTTIKVLENAFIPSRWEMKFAKAMVKMAAIELKTAANGEIRRMWGH